GTTGGTGCTGGGCTGTGGCGATGGTGACGGCGAGCGGTGTTTTCTGGCCAAAATCAAGATGATCAAATGCGTTCCGGATTCCCTGCGCCAATTTGCCGGCCATGGCCTCGGTGGTGTTGGGAAGAAGAATCATGAAGGTGGTCCGGTCCCACTGGCAGGCGGTATCCGAGGTGCGCAGGCGGTTGGTGATCGTTTCAGCGTATTGGCACAACTGAGCATCTTGGAGCTGGGTCGTGGCCAGCGGGGTAATCCGGCAGGCCACCAGCGAGAGCGGCAGTTGATGGCGGTCGAAAATCGAGGAGACGTGGGCCAGTTCGGCTTCGAAACATTCAGGTGAAGGCAGGCCAGTCAGCGGGTCGCGCAGGTTCATGGTGGCGTTGTGATCCGGAGCCGACGACTGAGAGACATAGCGGACGACCAGCGCAACCAGTAGTGACAGTATGAGATGTTCGTCCAGGCGTTCGTGCTGACTCGCCATTTGCCAGGTGAGGATGACAAAAAAGCCGCCGAGCAGCAGCCACATCTGACGGGCCATGTTTTTGTAGCGCCAGGCCCACCAGCCTGCGACAAGGGGCGACCAGAACAATAATGTGGTGGCCAGTTCGGAGGTTGACTGGCTGGGTCCGAAGCGGATGCCGAGGCTGGCAATGATCAGTACGTAGATGGCGATGTCGACTGCCAGCCCTGCATTGCGCTCGGCAAGCTTCCAGCCGGCCAGATGGGCGATCCAGATAAGCAGGAGCGGGACGCTGATGGCCAGGTAAATCAAGCCGGTTCCTGTCGGCCAGTGGCGCTGGAATTCAACGCAGGCAATGACGAAGATGCCAAGCAGGCCACCCATCGAACCCGCGGAGTTGATTGTGCCGGCTTTTGTCGTGTGCGTGGTGTTTTCGGCCATTTTCGATTTCTCCGGAACGGGGTGTACCTTGCCAAGTAAATTTTTT
The DNA window shown above is from Dechloromonas sp. HYN0024 and carries:
- a CDS encoding diguanylate cyclase domain-containing protein gives rise to the protein MAENTTHTTKAGTINSAGSMGGLLGIFVIACVEFQRHWPTGTGLIYLAISVPLLLIWIAHLAGWKLAERNAGLAVDIAIYVLIIASLGIRFGPSQSTSELATTLLFWSPLVAGWWAWRYKNMARQMWLLLGGFFVILTWQMASQHERLDEHLILSLLVALVVRYVSQSSAPDHNATMNLRDPLTGLPSPECFEAELAHVSSIFDRHQLPLSLVACRITPLATTQLQDAQLCQYAETITNRLRTSDTACQWDRTTFMILLPNTTEAMAGKLAQGIRNAFDHLDFGQKTPLAVTIATAQHQPGEDPMSTVSTLENKLVAAAE